A genomic window from Calditerricola satsumensis includes:
- a CDS encoding 2-hydroxyacid dehydrogenase → MTRPYVYLTRRVDDDIVARLAEHCDIGVWERDEPVPRAVLEAEAERADGLYVMVTDCIDADLMDRAPRLKVVSTMSVGYDHIDVAAATARGILVTNTPGVLTETTADLAFALLLATARRLTEAERFLREGKWRAWSPNLLVGRDVYGATLGIIGLGRIGEAVARRAKGFAMRILYHNRRRRPEAEAALGARYVDLDTLLRESDFVVLLTPLTPETENLIGWREFSLMKETACFINVSRGQTVDEDALVRALRERKIWAAGLDVYREEPLPPDHPLLELDNVVLLPHIGSASVATRRNMALLAAEGCLAALRGERPAHLVNPEAWAHRRR, encoded by the coding sequence ATGACGCGACCCTACGTGTACCTGACGCGGAGGGTGGACGACGACATTGTGGCGCGCTTGGCGGAGCACTGCGACATCGGCGTGTGGGAGCGCGACGAACCCGTCCCCCGCGCAGTGCTGGAAGCCGAGGCCGAGCGCGCCGACGGGCTGTACGTGATGGTGACCGACTGCATCGACGCGGACCTGATGGACCGCGCCCCGCGCCTGAAAGTGGTGAGCACCATGTCGGTGGGGTACGATCACATCGATGTTGCCGCCGCGACGGCGCGCGGGATTCTCGTCACGAACACGCCGGGCGTGCTCACGGAGACGACGGCCGATTTGGCGTTTGCCCTTCTGCTGGCCACGGCGCGACGGCTGACGGAGGCGGAGCGCTTTCTGCGGGAAGGAAAGTGGCGCGCCTGGTCGCCCAACCTCCTCGTGGGACGCGACGTTTACGGGGCGACGCTGGGCATCATCGGCCTGGGGCGCATCGGCGAGGCCGTGGCGCGACGGGCCAAGGGGTTTGCCATGCGCATCCTCTACCACAACCGCCGGCGCCGCCCGGAGGCGGAAGCGGCCCTCGGCGCGCGGTACGTGGACCTGGACACTTTGCTCCGGGAGTCCGACTTTGTCGTCCTGCTTACGCCGCTGACGCCGGAGACGGAGAACCTGATCGGCTGGCGGGAGTTTTCCCTGATGAAGGAGACGGCCTGCTTCATCAACGTCTCCCGCGGGCAGACGGTGGACGAGGACGCCTTGGTGCGCGCGCTCCGGGAGCGGAAAATCTGGGCCGCCGGGCTTGACGTGTACCGGGAGGAGCCGCTGCCGCCCGATCATCCCCTGCTGGAACTCGACAACGTTGTGCTCTTGCCCCACATCGGCAGCGCGAGCGTGGCGACGCGCCGCAACATGGCGCTTCTCGCCGCCGAAGGCTGTTTGGCCGCCTTGCGCGGCGAGCGCCCCGCGCACCTGGTCAACCCGGAGGCCTGGGCGCATCGCCGGCGGTGA
- a CDS encoding alpha/beta hydrolase: MKGQTGWTDLPVARARRARAPRRRFLLWGTIAALVAMIGGVVGVALYVGWQLTHPARKPLTGTPADWGLAYEAVTFPSVGDEAPLLLNGWYLAAQANGAKPKPGVIVFAHGYRQNRLQEDVPALALARDLVRAGYDVLLFDFRNSGQSPGQVTTVGILEQRDLLGAVQYARQRRPDARVGLLGFSMGAATAIQAAAASLDVAAVVADSPFADLEAYLEENLSVWSGLPHYPFTPLILSLIPPLIGADPAAMSPVRAVAAFAGRPLLLIHGTADAKIPLEDSRAIAQQARAHAAVELWTVEGADHVKAYAHNPAAYTKKVLAFFDQHLGSSR; this comes from the coding sequence GTGAAGGGCCAGACGGGATGGACGGACCTGCCGGTGGCGAGGGCGCGGCGGGCGCGCGCCCCGCGGCGCCGCTTCCTTCTGTGGGGGACGATTGCCGCCCTGGTGGCGATGATCGGCGGCGTGGTGGGCGTGGCCCTCTACGTGGGCTGGCAGCTCACCCATCCGGCGCGCAAACCGCTCACGGGCACGCCGGCCGATTGGGGGCTGGCCTATGAAGCCGTGACCTTTCCCAGCGTGGGCGACGAGGCGCCGCTCCTCCTGAACGGCTGGTACCTGGCTGCCCAGGCCAACGGGGCGAAGCCCAAACCGGGCGTCATCGTGTTCGCCCACGGGTACCGCCAGAACCGGCTGCAGGAAGACGTGCCGGCGCTCGCCTTGGCGCGGGACCTCGTCCGCGCGGGATACGACGTGCTCCTGTTTGACTTTCGGAACAGCGGCCAGTCGCCGGGACAGGTGACCACGGTGGGCATTTTGGAGCAGCGCGATCTGCTCGGCGCCGTGCAATACGCGCGACAGCGCCGGCCCGATGCGCGCGTGGGCCTCTTGGGCTTTTCCATGGGGGCGGCCACGGCCATTCAAGCTGCTGCGGCGTCGCTCGATGTGGCCGCGGTGGTGGCCGACAGTCCCTTCGCCGACCTGGAGGCGTACCTGGAGGAGAACCTGTCCGTGTGGTCGGGGCTGCCGCACTACCCGTTTACGCCGCTCATCCTGAGCCTGATTCCCCCGCTGATCGGAGCCGATCCGGCAGCGATGAGCCCGGTGCGCGCCGTCGCGGCTTTCGCCGGTCGACCGCTGCTCCTCATTCACGGGACGGCCGACGCGAAGATCCCGCTCGAGGACAGCCGCGCGATTGCCCAACAGGCCCGCGCGCACGCCGCCGTCGAACTGTGGACGGTGGAGGGGGCGGACCACGTGAAGGCCTACGCCCACAATCCAGCGGCGTACACAAAAAAGGTGCTGGCCTTTTTCGACCAGCACCTGGGATCGTCGCGGTAA
- a CDS encoding NifU family protein produces the protein MSLKEQVQEVLDKLRPFLQRDGGDVELVDVDENGIVKLRLMGACGGCPASTITLKAGIERALLEEVPGVKGVEQVF, from the coding sequence GAGCAAGTGCAAGAAGTGCTCGACAAGCTGCGCCCGTTCCTGCAACGCGACGGCGGGGACGTGGAGCTGGTCGACGTCGACGAAAACGGCATCGTCAAGCTGCGCCTCATGGGAGCATGCGGCGGTTGCCCGGCGTCCACGATTACGCTGAAAGCGGGCATCGAACGCGCTCTGCTGGAAGAGGTGCCGGGCGTCAAAGGCGTGGAGCAGGTGTTCTGA